One Echeneis naucrates chromosome 1, fEcheNa1.1, whole genome shotgun sequence DNA segment encodes these proteins:
- the cep170ab gene encoding centrosomal protein of 170 kDa, which produces MSLTSWFLVSGGGTRHRLPREMIFVGRDDCELMLQSRSVDKQHAVINYEPNTDEHKVKDLGSLNGTFVNDIRIQEQIYVTLKINDKLRFGYDTNLFTVVRGELLIPEEALKHEKFSSQLQLNQKKAPEGQSSTLEVKPLEAAAAPVCEGAAAKPPEVSRAEDKSAGDVAVLHRGTPLYGQPAWWGDGEADDQQPGRPEEKSSDRKREKPETDGKKNAEVPKSAQQITPNQEPSYFEIPTKDTRSGVKGSGEVQSREQEAGSGSASAAAESTHGHASFTIEFDPGATGKVTVKDRVAKPGPETRPRPKRPVGEELSPLQTAMVAAEVKVADWLAQNELPLALKETVAEDDGESVKSDVPVQLRSLKGSKHEDGTQSDSENALGEQRRAAALDERSWGLWGGVGMKIREGRANVPEGLFAEEDSPARRRKSSTSKVAGGFAERRLGSAQHQHNGRDECHQHGDDYSDRGTYTIELENGDHEEEEARKMIDKVFGVDAQEAVCMSRLSAVDQRERLTSQRSGTADRGKPGRMETEVQKVLSEELVVGGPRWVSQWATLAASHIRTDPEGSGGESHIMVTEDRAEISESSHSASFASSGLTERKRRALPQPPGEELVLGRRTPGSGLRADMGEKQDTELQEKENQEEKIARGKNHPGDGAGGVGSHGGSPSRSSPAKSQDSGGGRSGRSGMPSKFPPRPLTSGEKRMEEAQRRKKEEEKARESSGKPLLRQESFTVEKPSSNVPIELIPRIDGLPASRAQSRDAGIDSVTLQKDSEAVAAFLETTVSDHGDPPSQSIEGSMSPESDVDTTSTVSQAEGARKVVQRRRTLAGQQKERTVVESQDRRPKTRTSGPPQPSRPWASLDLTDDDINSNSLLSDSQHTSTQDSRSSHTRVQTGTTSVGASTKSSRAKVTQAAASSGPSKTTNVPKPRPTRASLLRRARLGDSSDTEPADLDRMSVASEASTASSTSRTGMIRRGMSRIEALAQPRRPRVGSPSAQSDSEATVTRSRGLGARSVAGDYAIRQGLRGSNATSASGPRARANSASKLPDKSKGTSSHGHATSGSGSRWRRVPVEYASTSEDEYGSNRHISKPFLSARLSQLGGSAPATPNPSSLAALKQHSREQDEYVRDWTAHSEEIARISQDLAKDLAMLAREIHDVAGEIDSVSPAATDPGALLEERVFDDSLDVGLPSIEQSVELRPRSGQRSRSIRRQTWNRDDAVLDSLLLASVTQLSTRIRQSVDKTTCKIRILFKDRERKWEEIENKLQAEHDSLLLNSSNKEISTIIQDLKRVERQLLVIDMMVDPDGTLDALSTLGINSPLTDPKISPGTQQGALHIGSSALSGSRPEELPSEPWGSSDHAEVSERDKETQ; this is translated from the exons ATGAGTCTGACTTCCTGGTTCCTGGTGAGCGGCGGGGGGACACGCCACCGTCTCCCCAGGGAGATGATCTTTGTCGGCCGGGATGACTGTGAGCTCATGCTGCAG TCCCGCAGTGTGGACAAACAACACGCTGTTATCAACTACGAGCCAAACACAGACGAACACAAAGTCAAGGACCTGGGCAGCTTAAATGGG acgTTTGTGAATGACATCAGGATACAGGAGCAAATCTATGTCACACTGAAAATCAACGACAAATTGAGGTTTGGATACG ATACCAACCTGTTCACTGTGGTTCGAGGAGAGCTGCTTATTCCAGAGGAGGCCCTCAAG CATGAGAAATTCAGCAGCCAACTTCAGCTGAACCAGAAGAAGGCTCCAGAGGGGCAATCCTCCACATTGGAGGTGAAACCCCTGGAGGCTGCAGCGGCACCAGTGTGTGAGGGAGCTGCCGCCAAGCCCCCAGAGGTCAGCAGGGCTGAGGACAAGAGCGCAG GGGATGTTGCAGTTCTCCACAGGGGTACGCCACTTTATGGCCAGCCTGCGTGGTGGGGAGATGGAGAAGCTGATGACCAGCAACCAGGAAGGCCCGAAGAAAAGAGTTCTGACCGGAAGCgtgaaaaacctgaaacag ACGGCAAGAAAAATGCAGAAGTCCCAAAGTCGGCTCAACAAATAACTCCCAATCAGGAGCCGAGTTACTTTGAGATCCCAACCAAGGATACTCGGTCAGGAGTTAAAGGGAGCGGTGAAGTGCAGTCTCGAGAACAAGAGGCTGGTTCAggttctgcttctgctgctgcagagtccACTCATGGCCACGCTTCCTTCACCATTGAGTTCGACCCTGGAGCAACAGGCAAAGTCACTGTCAAAGATCGGGTGGCAAAgccaggaccagagaccaggcCGCGTCCTAAACGACCTGTTGGGGAGGAGCTGAGTCCACTTCAGACAGCCATGGTTGCAGCAGAGGTGAAAGTTGCTGATTGGCTGGCGCAGAATGAGCTGCCATTGGCTCTCAAAGAGACAGTTGCAGAGGATGACGGGGAGAGTGTGAAGAGTGATGTTCCCGTACAGCTGAGGAGTCTTAAAG GCAGTAAACATGAGGACGGCACACAGAGTGATTCAGAGAATGCACTTGGAGAGCAGCGCAGGGCTGCAGCTCTTGATGAACGCTCATGGGGCCTTTGGGGCGGAGTCGGGATGAAGATTAGAGAGGGCCGTGCCAATGTCCCCGAGGGGCTCTTCGCAGAGGAGGACAGTCCTGCCCGCCGTCGCAAATCTTCAACTTCCAAGGTGGCAGGCGGATTTGCAGAGAGGCGACTTGGCTCAGCGCAGCACCAGCACAACGGACGTGATGAGTGCCATCAACATGGAGATGACTACAGTGACAGAGGCACCTACACTATTGAGCTGGAGAATGGAGAtcatgaagaggaagaggccaGGAAAATGATCGACAAG GTGTTTGGTGTGGATGCGCAGGAGGCGGTGTGTATGTCGAGACTGAGTGCTGTTGACCAGAGAGAGAGGCTCACCTCCCAGAGGTCAGGAACAGCAGACAGAGGGAAGCCTGGACGCATGGAGACGGAGGTGCAGAAA GTTCTGTCTGAGGAGCTGGTGGTGGGCGGTCCTCGCTGGGTCTCGCAGTGGGCCACCCTGGCTGCGAGTCACATCAGGACGGACCCTGAGGGCTCAGGAGGGGAGAGCCACATCATGGTCACAGAGGACAGAG ctGAAATAAGTGAATCCAGCCACTCAGCCTCCTTTGCCTCCTCAGGCCTCACAGAACGCAAGAGGAGAGCCCTGCCACAGCCGCCTGGAGAAGAGCTTGTCCTGGGAAGGAGGACCCCAGGTTCAGGCCTACGTGCTGATATGGGGGAGAAACAAGACACGGAGCTTCAGGAGAAGGAGAACCAGGAGGAAAAGATAGCCAGGGGGAAGAATCATCCTGGTGACGGTGCCGGAGGTGTGGGCAGTCACGGTGGAAGCCCTAGTCGCTCCTCACCTGCCAAGTCACAGGACAGTGGTGGCGGGAGATCAGGGCGGTCAGGCATGCCGAGTAAGTTCCCTCCTCGACCACTGACCAGCGGAGAGAAGAGAATGGAGGaggcacagaggaggaaaaaggaagaggagaaggcgAGGGAAAGCAGTGGGAAGCCGTTGTTGAGGCAGGAGAGTTTTACAGTGGAGAAACCAAGCTCCAACGTTCCTATTGAGCTCATACCTCGCATTGATGGGCTCCCGGCCAGCAGAGCTCAGAGCAGGGACGCTGGCATCGACAGCGTCACACTGCAGAAAGACTCGGAAGCCGTGGCAGCCTTTTTAGAGACCACTGTGTCAGACCACGGTGATCCACCGAGCCAGTCCATCGAAGGCTCCATGTCGCCTGAGTCTGATGTGGATACGACGAGCACAGTCAGCCAGGCTGAAGGAGCTAGGAAAGTGGTCCAGAGACGTAGGACCCTGGCGGGACAGCAGAAGGAGAGAACAGTAGT AGAGAGCCAGGACAGGAGACCGAAGACCAGAACATCTGGGCCTCCTCAGCCCAGCCGCCCCTGGGCATCCCTGGACCTCACTGATGACGACATAAACTCCAACTCCCTCCTCTCAGACTCGCAGCACACCTCCACGCAGGACTCCAGAAGTTCACACACCAGAGTCCAAACAGGCACCACCTCTGTGGGGGCAAGCACCAAGTCCAGCCGCGCAAAGGTCACCCAGGCCGCAGCCTCATCCGGACCCAGCAAAACCACCAATGTCCCCAAGCCGAGGCCGACCAGGGCATCCCTGCTGAGGCGAGCCCGGCTGGGGGATTCTTCAGACACTGAACCTGCTGATCTTGACCGCATGTCAGTTGCCTCTGAGGCCTCCACTGCTAGTTCCACGTCCAGGACTGGGATGATAAGAAGGGGAATGTCGAGGATAGAGGCTTTGGCGCAGCCGAGGAGACCTAGGGTGGGGTCCCCATCAGCCCAGAGTGACTCAGAGGCCACCGTGACGAGGAGCAGAGGTCTGGGGGCCCGGAGTGTGGCAGGAGATTATGCCATCAGACAAGGACTGAGAGGATCCAATGCAACCTCAGCATCTGGACCCAGAGCCAGGGCTAACAGCGCCTCCAAGCTGCCCGACAAGAGTAAAGGTACCTCCTCGCATGGACATGCCACATCTGGAT CCGGCTCTCGATGGCGCCGTGTGCCTGTGGAGTATGCCTCCACCTCGGAGGACGAGTACGGCTCAAACCGCCACATATCCAAGCCATTCCTGTCTGCTCGGTTATCCCAGCTCGGAGGTTCGGCACCCGCCACTCCTAATCCTTCAAGCCTGGCTGCCCTGAAGCAGCACTCCAGGGAACAAGATGAATATGTGAGGGACTGGACCGCACACAGCGAGGAAATAGCCAG GATTAGCCAAGACCTTGCCAAAGACCTAGCCATGCTCGCCAGAGAAATTCATGATGTGGCAGGAGAGATTGACTCAGTCAGCCCGGCAGCCACTGATCCCGGAGCTTTG TTGGAGGAGAGAGTGTTTGATGACAGCCTGGACGTAGGCCTTCCCTCCATAGAGCAGTCTGTGGAGCTTCGACCCCGGAGCGGTCAGAGATCTCGCTCCATCCGCCGGCAGACGTGGAACAGAGATGAT GCCGTGCTTGACAGTTTACTCCTCGCATCTGTGACTCAGCTCTCAACCAGGATACGTCAGTCTGTTGACAAAACTACCTGCAAAATCAG GATCCTCTTCAAGGATAGAGAACGGAAATGGGAAGAGATTGAGAACAAACTGCAGGCGGAGCATGACTCCTTACTTCTCAACAGCTCCAACAAg GAGATTTCAACCATTATTCAAGACCTGAAAAGAGTGGAACGGCAACTGCTGG TGATCGACATGATGGTGGATCCAGATGGCACCCTGGACGCCTTGTCCACCCTGGGGatcaacagtcctctgactgaccCCAAGATCAGCCCAGGGACTCAGCAGGGAGCATTGCACATTGGTTCCTCAGCACTCTCGGGCTCCAGGCCTGAAGAACTGCCCTCTGAGCCTTGGGGCTCCTCAGACCATGCAGAGGTGTCAGAACGTGACAAAGAGACTCAATAG